The Synechococcus sp. MU1643 genome contains a region encoding:
- a CDS encoding DUF4335 domain-containing protein has translation MLKTTYQYEQTAARLVVEGFPDLSAGHSNEAIGILSSWRLQLVGAPELEGTRDHLEALMGAVMPYARHRLSGVQRRFGQESGFVSIAPDQANHRLELRSSREGVEPLQLKLDDAELADLVRCLDRLRLDSRVKLTWTFPEARPLKRQEIVDRVPLQKRLGPPLLAGVALACTIATAWLVPLPQETKESSPEPAPVNKPETQSDR, from the coding sequence ATGTTGAAAACGACGTACCAATACGAACAGACCGCGGCACGGCTGGTGGTCGAGGGCTTTCCCGACCTCTCCGCCGGCCATTCCAATGAGGCGATCGGCATCCTGTCGTCCTGGCGGCTGCAGTTGGTCGGAGCACCGGAACTGGAAGGCACACGGGATCATCTCGAGGCTCTGATGGGAGCCGTGATGCCCTACGCCAGACATCGCTTGTCTGGGGTGCAGCGCCGTTTTGGCCAGGAGAGCGGTTTTGTGAGCATCGCGCCGGATCAAGCCAACCATCGGCTGGAACTGCGCAGCAGCCGAGAGGGCGTTGAGCCGCTGCAGCTCAAACTCGATGACGCCGAACTGGCCGATCTGGTACGTTGCCTCGATCGCTTGCGGCTGGACAGCCGGGTCAAGCTGACCTGGACGTTCCCCGAGGCTCGCCCCCTGAAGCGTCAGGAGATCGTCGATCGCGTTCCTCTGCAAAAACGCCTTGGACCACCCCTTCTGGCTGGAGTCGCTCTGGCGTGCACCATCGCCACGGCATGGCTTGTTCCTCTGCCTCAGGAGACCAAGGAGTCATCGCCGGAACCCGCACCAGTGAACAAGCCTGAAACGCAGTCCGACCGTTGA
- a CDS encoding DUF3038 domain-containing protein, which produces MTEALAPSAPTDGARLSRRGVERLDLLLLTIEALDLNGGEAMVWTSQQMGLQAQFPNRVELWKRRCHNPLRRTTRRDQLDPVDAESLICLVCAMADRLYPMLHQLLSSREPEQLTQQRWQLFHERLRDLIEERMNQRREAVVRLLTMEPAGPLHRELISTLAFCAGPGGIDRLRATLLDPTP; this is translated from the coding sequence ATGACTGAAGCTCTAGCCCCAAGCGCACCCACCGACGGCGCGCGTCTCAGCCGGCGGGGCGTCGAGCGCCTCGACCTATTGCTGCTGACCATCGAGGCTTTGGATCTCAATGGTGGCGAGGCGATGGTCTGGACAAGCCAGCAGATGGGCCTTCAAGCGCAATTCCCTAACCGGGTTGAACTCTGGAAGCGGCGCTGTCATAACCCGCTTCGGCGCACTACCCGACGGGACCAGCTCGACCCAGTGGACGCCGAATCACTGATCTGCCTGGTTTGTGCCATGGCAGATCGGCTCTACCCAATGCTCCACCAACTCCTCTCAAGCCGCGAGCCGGAACAGCTCACCCAACAGCGTTGGCAGTTGTTCCACGAGCGCCTGCGCGACCTCATCGAAGAGCGGATGAATCAGCGGCGGGAAGCGGTTGTTCGCCTTCTCACGATGGAGCCGGCGGGCCCTCTGCACCGCGAACTGATCAGCACCCTGGCGTTCTGCGCAGGCCCAGGAGGAATCGATCGACTCCGCGCCACCCTGCTCGACCCCACGCCCTAG
- a CDS encoding adenine phosphoribosyltransferase, with protein sequence MDLQSHIRSIPDFPKPGILFRDINPLLRSPEAMAEVIQQLGRFCDQVKPDLIVGIESRGFIFGAPLAGDRRLGFVPVRKPGKLAGEVVGLDYVLEYGTDRLEIQADAFENSPRVLVVDDLLATGGTAAATGQLVEQAGGCLVGFAFVIELEGLGGRQALSSGQPVEALLRYG encoded by the coding sequence TTGGATCTTCAGTCGCACATTCGTTCAATTCCAGACTTTCCCAAGCCTGGAATTCTGTTTCGAGACATCAACCCACTCCTGCGTTCGCCCGAGGCCATGGCCGAGGTGATTCAGCAGCTGGGACGGTTCTGCGACCAGGTGAAGCCGGATCTGATCGTTGGGATCGAATCCCGGGGGTTCATCTTTGGGGCTCCTTTGGCCGGCGACCGACGGCTTGGCTTCGTGCCTGTGCGGAAGCCTGGAAAGCTGGCCGGCGAGGTGGTTGGTCTGGACTACGTCCTTGAGTACGGCACCGATCGACTGGAGATTCAAGCCGATGCCTTTGAGAATTCTCCCCGGGTCCTGGTGGTGGACGATCTACTGGCCACCGGTGGAACTGCTGCGGCGACAGGACAGCTAGTGGAGCAGGCCGGCGGTTGTTTGGTGGGCTTTGCCTTTGTGATCGAGCTGGAGGGGCTCGGAGGTCGCCAGGCGTTGTCCTCAGGCCAACCCGTGGAAGCGTTGTTGCGCTACGGCTGA
- a CDS encoding DUF2949 domain-containing protein, giving the protein MVMSSQRQPPATDALLHFLQRRLGLSPSALELGQRQAELEQAPLPIVLWSFGLLSLKQLEKVFDWQNSQP; this is encoded by the coding sequence ATGGTGATGTCCAGCCAGCGGCAACCCCCAGCAACTGACGCGCTGCTGCACTTTCTGCAGCGCCGTTTGGGGTTGAGTCCCAGCGCCTTGGAACTAGGGCAACGTCAGGCGGAACTGGAACAAGCTCCCCTCCCGATCGTGCTTTGGAGCTTCGGGTTGTTGAGTTTGAAGCAGTTGGAGAAGGTGTTCGACTGGCAGAACAGTCAGCCGTAG
- a CDS encoding FAD-dependent monooxygenase — protein MVPSLPEIHVLGAGPTGALTALALGLRGQRVVLFDPLSSSELQSRSRAYAITHSSRRLLTNLGLWHDLHNALVPFRHLDLRDGATNTRVLFGQDDLASANRNHDGIGWILDHRPLMKLLLARLEANDNVAVHLTEPCPDPSADALIVAADGPRSPTREAWGIRHWGIRYRQGCLTAKVVLRGLPHDRACELFRPEGPLAVLPLGQGTFQVVWSAPWQRCQQRSTLQSSAFLDQLAAVLPQGIEPDRLLDQPRAFPQQWLLARRFHRGRGVLIGEAGHRCHPVGGQGLNLCWRDVDGLLRAVERGGSAATIARHYGMSRWLDVLQVGLATDLLVRVFSNHQPLLLPLRRLALLLLKQFPGLRRLSLRAMSDGPMQLWQALPN, from the coding sequence ATGGTCCCTTCCCTTCCAGAGATTCATGTATTGGGCGCTGGTCCCACCGGCGCCCTTACAGCTCTTGCTCTCGGCCTCCGAGGTCAGCGTGTGGTCCTGTTTGACCCGCTGTCGTCATCGGAATTGCAGTCCAGAAGCCGCGCCTATGCCATCACCCACTCCAGTCGTCGATTGTTGACAAATTTGGGGCTCTGGCACGACCTGCACAATGCCTTGGTGCCCTTCCGTCACCTTGATCTGCGAGATGGAGCTACCAACACCCGCGTTCTCTTTGGACAGGACGATCTGGCATCAGCCAATCGGAACCATGACGGCATTGGCTGGATCCTTGATCACCGGCCATTGATGAAGCTGCTGCTGGCACGGCTGGAGGCCAATGACAACGTTGCAGTTCACCTGACCGAACCATGCCCTGATCCAAGCGCTGATGCCCTGATCGTGGCGGCTGATGGACCGCGCTCCCCCACGCGAGAGGCCTGGGGCATTCGTCACTGGGGCATCCGCTATCGCCAGGGATGTCTCACCGCAAAAGTTGTCCTACGGGGACTTCCCCACGACAGGGCCTGCGAGTTGTTTCGTCCGGAAGGCCCCCTCGCCGTTCTGCCTTTGGGTCAGGGAACCTTCCAGGTGGTGTGGAGTGCACCATGGCAGCGTTGCCAGCAACGCAGCACGCTGCAAAGCAGTGCATTTCTCGATCAGCTGGCCGCTGTTCTCCCGCAGGGGATCGAACCGGATCGCCTGCTCGATCAACCCCGTGCTTTCCCTCAACAATGGCTGCTGGCTCGCCGCTTTCATCGCGGCCGGGGCGTGCTGATCGGCGAAGCAGGCCACCGCTGCCATCCCGTGGGAGGCCAAGGGCTCAATCTCTGCTGGCGCGATGTAGATGGGTTGCTACGCGCCGTGGAGCGGGGCGGCAGCGCAGCAACGATCGCTCGGCACTACGGGATGAGCCGCTGGCTTGATGTGCTCCAGGTGGGTTTGGCGACGGATCTTCTGGTGCGAGTGTTTTCCAACCACCAACCGCTGCTGCTTCCCCTGCGGCGCTTGGCACTGCTACTGCTGAAACAGTTCCCTGGGTTGCGCCGACTCAGCCTGCGGGCCATGAGTGACGGCCCCATGCAGCTCTGGCAGGCCTTGCCAAACTGA